One genomic region from Cucumis melo cultivar AY chromosome 9, USDA_Cmelo_AY_1.0, whole genome shotgun sequence encodes:
- the LOC103482559 gene encoding UPF0496 protein At3g49070, producing MKKLKIISCLRKFLSCSDGEQHVTNYPVDTDVGEEYANAFRTESYIDFWTRVVALNNGDNLTAQVSLESTTATRLSSYRLFVEHLLDPPQPTIKRMLTAHLGPNSCSLLLDHYFSHTSNASLLCSRILKHIVHLRLKLRSLDQNKQEFNYDDSHFKQLLVCLVEFSNNSTPNSFVPYCMEQVQIIQNGCSKLLKRLEYSRDKAQDKLKRVRYFQHSSAGFLVAITASFTIIVVTHGIALFVAAPGFLVGAIKLVKKSRKLAKKVAQLNVAAKGTYTLNRDFDTIGRLVARLSHELEHMRVMTKFWLDRGEDKRWAIGELLRQLNQSHENFNQQLDELEEHLYLCFMTINRARNLVVKEILDSSAPIKISYL from the exons atgaagaaattaaaGATTATTTCATGTCTCAGAAAATTCCTTTCATGCTCAG ACGGTGAGCAACACGTTACAAATTATCCAGTAGACACAGATGTAGGGGAGGAGTACGCGAATGCATTCCGCACCGAATCATACATCGACTTTTGGACGCGTGTCGTTGCTTTAAACAATGGAGACAACCTCACAGCCCAAGTTTCATTAGAGTCCACAACCGCAACTCGCCTCTCATCTTATAGGCTTTTTGTTGAACATTTACTTGACCCACCTCAACCCACCATAAAAAGAATGCTAACCGCACATCTTGGACCCAATTCTTGCTCCCTTCTCTTAGATCATTACTTCTCTCACACATCCAATGCCTCTCTCTTATGTAGTCGAATACTAAAACACATTGTCCACTTGCGTCTCAAACTCCGCTCTTTAGATCAAAACAAACAAGAATTTAACTATGATGACTCTCATTTCAAACAACTCTTGGTTTGTTTGGTTGAATTCTCCAATAATAGCACTCCTAACTCATTTGTACCATATTGTATGGAACAAGTTCAAATCATCCAAAATGGATGTTCCAAATTGCTAAAGCGTCTCGAGTATAGTCGCGACAAGGCTCAAGACAAGCTCAAAAGAGTTAGATACTTTCAACATAGTTCAGCAGGATTTTTGGTGGCTATAACTGCATCATTTACGATAATAGTCGTGACTCATGGAATTGCTTTGTTTGTAGCTGCACCTGGCTTCCTTGTGGGTGCCATAAAGTTGGTTAAAAAGTCGAGAAAGCTAGCAAAGAAAGTTGCCCAACTTAATGTTGCTGCCAAAGGGACATACACTTTGAATAGGGATTTTGATACGATTGGTAGGCTTGTGGCTCGATTGAGTCATGAACTTGAGCATATGAGGGTGATGACAAAGTTCTGGCTTGATAGAGGGGAAGATAAACGTTGGGCCATTGGTGAACTATTGCGCCAGTTAAATCAAAGTCATGAGAACTTCAACCAACAATTGGATGAGCTTGAGGAGCATTTGTATTTATGTTTTATGACCATAAATCGAGCTAGAAATCTGGTAGTGAAAGAGATTTTGGATTCAAGTGCACCTATAAAAATTTCGTATCTATAA
- the LOC103482560 gene encoding mitogen-activated protein kinase kinase kinase YODA-like: protein MPSWWGKSSSKEVKKSKESLIDTLQRKLRTTDGKTNSKSGESPRNCNDTISEQGSRSPIFSRSASPSKQVLRCQSFSERPQAQPLPLPGVQPPIVGRTDSGIRISPKPRSERGSKPSSFLPLPRPACIRGQPNHADLDADVGVGSVSSESSTDSTDLSDSRHRSPQATDYDLGTKTAASSPSSVILKDQSSTLTQPSSQKARKPANISLSNHIFSTSPKRRPLSSHVPNLQVPYHGNVCIAPDSSMSSPSRSPIRAFSSEQVINNAVSTGKFYMDVTFPGSGHCSSPGSGYNSGHNSMGGDLSGQLFLQQSRGSPEYSPVPSPRMTSPGPSSRVHSGAVTPIHPRAGGIPTESQTSWPDEKQTHRLPLPPVAISNAPFSHSNSAATSPSVPRSPGRADNPASPGSRWKKGKLLGRGTFGHVYVGFNSESGEMCAMKEVTLFSDDAKSKESAKQLMQEITLLSRLRHPNIVQYYGSETVGDRFYIYLEYVSGGSIYKLLQEYGQLGDSALRSYTQQILSGLAYLHAKSTVHRDIKGANILVDPTGRVKLADFGMAKHITGQSCPLSFKGSPYWMAPEVIKNSNGCNLAVDIWSLGCTVLEMATTKPPWSQYEGVAAMFKIGNSKELPEIPDHLSHDGKDFVRQCLQRNPAHRPTAAQLLEHPFVKHAAPLERPILGSEHSDPTPGITNGVRTLGIEQGRNPSFLDSDRSAAHSSRLPTAAFHSSEIHIPRNLSCPVSPIGSPLVHSRSPQHPSGRMSPSPISSPRNMSGASTPLTGGSGAIPHQHLKQSLYLQEGFGNLPKPSMAPYSNGPSFHDINPDIFQGIQPGSHIFSELVHHETDFLGKQFGKPAWELYDGQAVLADRVSRQLLSDHITTPSLDLSPSSLLTNRK, encoded by the exons ATGCCTTCATGGTGGGGGAAGTCATCATCAAAAGAAGTAAAGAAAAGCAAGGAAAGTTTAATCGACACATTGCAGAGAAAACTTAGAACTACTGATGGTAAAACGAACAGCAAATCAGGAGAGTCTCCGAGAAATTGTAATGACACAATTTCTGAGCAGGGATCTCGATCTCCTATTTTTTCAAGATCAGCTTCCCCTTCCAAACAAGTTTTAAGATGTCAAAGCTTTTCCGAGAGGCCACAAGCACAACCTCTTCCACTTCCTGGTGTCCAGCCGCCAATTGTAGGTCGGACAGACTCTGGGATTAGGATTTCACCAAAACCAAGATCTGAAAGGGGCTCCAAGCCATCATCATTTCTACCACTTCCAAGACCAGCATGCATTCGTGGGCAGCCAAACCATGCAGATTTAGATGCAGATGTTGGTGTTGGCTCAGTGTCCAGTGAGAGCTCAACTGATAGCACGGATCTATCGGATTCACGCCATCGTAGTCCTCAGGCAACTGACTATGATCTTGGGACTAAAACTGCCGCAAGCAGTCCTTCCAG TGTCATTCTCAAGGATCAGTCTTCTACTCTCACCCAACCAAGTTCGCAAAAGGCCAGAAAACCGGCTAATATCTCATTGAGCAACCACATTTTCTCAACATCACCCAAGCGGAGACCTTTAAGCAGTCATGTTCCAAATCTGCAAGTTCCATATCATGGGAATGTATGCATTGCACCTGATAGTTCAATGTCAAGTCCTTCTAGGAGTCCCATAAGGGCATTTAGCTCCGAGCAAGTTATTAATAATGCTGTCAGTACTGGAAAGTTCTATATGGATGTCACATTTCCTGGGTCAGGCCATTGTTCCAGTCCTGGTTCTGGTTACAATTCTGGCCATAATTCTATGGGTGGGGATTTGTCAGGGCAGTTATTTTTGCAACAAAGCCGGGGTAGCCCTGAATATTCTCCAGTACCTAGTCCCAGAATGACCAGCCCTGGCCCAAGCTCCAGAGTCCATAGTGGTGCAGTGACCCCAATTCATCCTAGGGCGGGAGGTATACCAACTGAGTCACAGACAAGCTGGCCTGATGAGAAGCAAACTCACCGCCTGCCCCTACCTCCCGTTGCAatttccaatgctcctttttcTCATTCCAATTCAGCTGCAACTTCTCCCTCTGTTCCAAGAAGTCCTGGAAGGGCTGATAATCCGGCAAGCCCGGGCTCCCGTTGGAAAAAGGGGAAGCTTTTGGGTAGGGGTACTTTTGGACATGTGTATGTTGGTTTTAACAG TGAAAGTGGTGAAATGTGTGCAATGAAGGAAGTTACATTATTTTCTGACGATGCGAAGTCCAAGGAGAGTGCCAAGCAATTAATGCAA GAAATTACCTTGTTGAGTCGTTTACGACATCCAAATATTGTGCAGTATTATGGATCTGAAACG GTTGGGGACAGGTTTTACATTTACCTTGAATATGTATCTGGTGGCTCTATTTACAAGCTTCTCCAGGAATATGGACAGCTTGGAGATTCAGCACTTCGTAGTTATACTCAGCAAATATTGTCTGGGCTTGCATATTTACACGCTAAAAGCACAGTTCACAG gGATATCAAAGGAGCAAATATACTTGTTGATCCCACTGGGCGTGTTAAGTTGGCTGACTTTGGGATGGCAAAACAT ATCACTGGCCAATCGTGCCCTTTGTCATTTAAAGGAAGCCCGTATTGGATGGCACCTGAG GTTATCAAAAACTCAAATGGTTGCAACCTTGCGGTAGATATTTGGAGTCTTGGATGCACTGTTTTGGAGATGGCAACAACAAAACCTCCTTGGAGTCAATATGAGGGA GTTGCTGCGATGTTCAAGATTGGCAACAGCAAAGAACTTCCTGAAATCCCAGATCACCTTTCACATGATGGAAAAGATTTCGTTAGACAATGTCTGCAACGGAATCCTGCTCATCGTCCTACAGCTGCTCAGCTTTTGGAACATCCTTTTGTGAAACATGCTGCACCTCTTGAAAGACCGATTTTAGGTTCTGAACATTCAGATCCAACTCCAGGAATTACAAATGGAGTAAGAACATTG GGTATTGAACAAGGAAGGAATCCCAGCTTCTTGGATTCTGATAGATCTGCAGCTCATTCATCTAGACTCCCAACAGCTGCTTTCCATTCCAG TGAAATTCATATTCCAAGGAACCTATCGTGCCCTGTTTCGCCCATCGGAAGCCCTCTGGTGCACTCACGATCGCCTCAACATCCTAGTGGAAGAATGTCTCCGTCACCCATATCTAGCCCTCGTAACATGTCGGGTGCATCTACTCCTCTCACAGGAGGAAGTGGTGCCATTCCACATCAGCATCTCAAGCAATCACTGTACCTTCAGGAGGGATTTGGGAACTTGCCAAAACCTTCGATGGCTCCTTATAGCAATGGTCCTTCCTTTCACGATATAAACCCTGACATCTTTCAGGGGATTCAGCCAGGCTCACACATCTTTTCTGAGCTTGTACACCATGAAACCGATTTTCTGGGCAAGCAGTTTGGAAAGCCTGCCTGGGAATTGTATGATGGGCAGGCGGTCTTGGCTGATCGTGTTTCCAGGCAGCTGCTGAGTGATCACATAACAACTCCCTCCCTGGATTTAAGTCCAAGCTCTCTTTTGACCAACCGCAAATAG